In Ailuropoda melanoleuca isolate Jingjing chromosome 4, ASM200744v2, whole genome shotgun sequence, the following proteins share a genomic window:
- the CNGA3 gene encoding cyclic nucleotide-gated cation channel alpha-3 isoform X1: MAKINTQFSHPVVRTTDRDLDHIENGLSRVHSPSEETSSELQQEIAMETRGLAESRRSSYTSQGPARMSRLIISLRAWATRHLHHEAQRTDSFLERFRGGELKEVSSQESNAQPNAGSQEPPDGGRRNKKDSVVVDPSSNMYYRWLTVIALPVFYNWCLLVCRACFDELQSEHVMLWLVLDYSADVLYGLDVLVRARTGFLEQGLMVKDAQRLWKHYTKTVHFKLDILSLVPTDLAYFKLGINYPELRFNRLLKFARLFEFFDRTETRTNYPNLFRIGNLVLYILTIIHWNACIYFAISKFIGFGTDSWVYPNISNPEYGRLSRKYIYSLYWSTLTLTTIGETPPPVKDEEYLFVVIDFLVGVLIFATIVGNVGSMISNMNASRAEFQAKIDSIKQYMQFRKVTKDLETRVIRWFDYLWANKKTVDEKEVLKSLPDKLKAEIAINVHLDTLKKVRIFQDCEAGLLVELVLKLRPTVFSPGDYICKKGDIGREMYIIKEGKLAVVADDGITQFVVLSDGSYFGEISILNIKGSKSGNRRTANIRSIGYSDLFCLSKDDLMEALTEYPEAKKALEEKGRQILMKDNLIDEDLAKAGADPKDIEEKVEHLESSLDTLQTRFARLLAEYNATQMKVKQRLSHLENQVKICGSDPLSDGRAPGEAEKTETKQQ, translated from the exons GGTCCACTCGCCGAGCGAAGAGACGTCGTCAGAACTGCAGCAGGAGATCGCCATGGAGACCAGGGGCCTGGCGGAGTCCAGGCGAAGCTCCTACACCAGCCAGGGGCCCGCCAG GATGTCTCGTCTGATCATCTCACTGCGAGCATGGGCCACCAGGCACTTACACCATGAGGCCCAGAGAACAGACTCCTTCCTGGAGCGTTTCCGCGGAGGTGAGCTCAAGGAGGTGTCCAGCCAAGAAAGCAATGCCCAGCCAAATGCGGGCAGCCAGGAGCCACCAGACGGAGGCAGAAG AAACAAGAAGGACAGCGTGGTGGTGGATCCGTCCAGCAACATGTACTACCGCTGGCTGACTGTCATTGCCCTGCCTGTCTTCTACAACTGGTGTCTGCTGGTGTGCAG GGCCTGTTTCGATGAGCTGCAGTCCGAACACGTGATGCTGTGGCTGGTCCTGGACTACTCGGCAGATGTCCTCTATGGCTTGGATGTGCTGGTGCGAGCCCGGACAG GCTTCCTTGAGCAAGGCTTGATGGTCAAGGATGCCCAGAGGCTGTGGAAGCATTACACAAAAACCGTGCATTTCAAGCTGGACATATTGTCTCTGGTCCCTACAGACCTGGCTTATTTTAAGTTGGGTATAAATTACCCAGAACTGAGGTTCAATCGCCTACTGAAGTTTGCCCGGCTCTTTGAGTTCTTCGACCGCACAGAGACGAGGACCAACTACCCCAATTTGTTCAGGATCGGGAACTTGGTCTTGTATATCCTCACCATCATCCACTGGAATGCCTGCATCTACTTTGCCATTTCCAAGTTCATTGGTTTTGGGACAGATTCCTGGGTCTATCCAAACATCTCAAACCCAGAGTATGGACGCCTCTCCAGGAAGTACATTTACAGTCTCTATTGGTCCACCTTGACCCTGACCACCATCGGGGAGACCCCACCCCCTGTGAAAGATGAGGAGTATCTGTTTGTGGTCATAGACTTCCTAGTGGGCGTCCTGATTTTTGCCACCATTGTTGGCAACGTGGGCTCCATGATCTCGAACATGAATGCTTCACGGGCCGAGTTCCAGGCCAAGATTGACTCTATCAAGCAGTACATGCAATTCCGCAAGGTGACCAAGGACTTGGAGACACGGGTGATCCGGTGGTTTGACTACCTATGGGCCAACAAGAAGACGGTGGATGAGAAAGAGGTGCTCAAGAGTCTCCCAGACAAACTGAAGGCCGAGATCGCCATCAACGTGCACCTGGACACTCTGAAGAAGGTCCGCATCTTCCAAGACTGCGAGGCAGGGCTGCTGGTGGAGCTGGTGCTCAAGCTGCGGCCCACAGTGTTCAGCCCAGGGGACTACATCTGCAAGAAGGGGGACATCGGGAGGGAGATGTACATCATCAAGGAGGGCAAGCTGGCTGTGGTGGCGGATGACGGCATCACCCAGTTCGTGGTCCTCAGTGATGGGAGTTACTTTGGGGAGATCAGCATCTTAAACATCAAGGGGAGCAAGTCGGGGAACCGCAGGACAGCCAACATCAGGAGCATTGGCTACTCAGACCTGTTCTGCCTTTCCAAGGATGATCTGATGGAAGCTCTCACCGAATACCCGGAAGCCAAGAAGGCCCTGGAGGAGAAGGGACGGCAGATCCTGATGAAGGACAACCTGATTGACGAGGACCTGGCCAAGGCCGGGGCGGACCCCAAGGATATCGAGGAGAAGGTGGAGCACCTGGAGTCCTCCCTGGACACCCTGCAGACCAGGTTTGCACGGCTCCTGGCCGAGTACAACGCCACCCAGATGAAGGTGAAGCAGCGTCTCAGTCACCTGGAAAACCAGGTGAAGATCTGTGGGAGCGACCCTCTGTCTGACGGGCGTGCTCCTGGGGAGGCtgagaaaacagagaccaaaCAACAGTGA
- the CNGA3 gene encoding cyclic nucleotide-gated cation channel alpha-3 isoform X2, with amino-acid sequence MAKINTQFSHPVVRTTDRDLDHIENGLSRMSRLIISLRAWATRHLHHEAQRTDSFLERFRGGELKEVSSQESNAQPNAGSQEPPDGGRRNKKDSVVVDPSSNMYYRWLTVIALPVFYNWCLLVCRACFDELQSEHVMLWLVLDYSADVLYGLDVLVRARTGFLEQGLMVKDAQRLWKHYTKTVHFKLDILSLVPTDLAYFKLGINYPELRFNRLLKFARLFEFFDRTETRTNYPNLFRIGNLVLYILTIIHWNACIYFAISKFIGFGTDSWVYPNISNPEYGRLSRKYIYSLYWSTLTLTTIGETPPPVKDEEYLFVVIDFLVGVLIFATIVGNVGSMISNMNASRAEFQAKIDSIKQYMQFRKVTKDLETRVIRWFDYLWANKKTVDEKEVLKSLPDKLKAEIAINVHLDTLKKVRIFQDCEAGLLVELVLKLRPTVFSPGDYICKKGDIGREMYIIKEGKLAVVADDGITQFVVLSDGSYFGEISILNIKGSKSGNRRTANIRSIGYSDLFCLSKDDLMEALTEYPEAKKALEEKGRQILMKDNLIDEDLAKAGADPKDIEEKVEHLESSLDTLQTRFARLLAEYNATQMKVKQRLSHLENQVKICGSDPLSDGRAPGEAEKTETKQQ; translated from the exons GATGTCTCGTCTGATCATCTCACTGCGAGCATGGGCCACCAGGCACTTACACCATGAGGCCCAGAGAACAGACTCCTTCCTGGAGCGTTTCCGCGGAGGTGAGCTCAAGGAGGTGTCCAGCCAAGAAAGCAATGCCCAGCCAAATGCGGGCAGCCAGGAGCCACCAGACGGAGGCAGAAG AAACAAGAAGGACAGCGTGGTGGTGGATCCGTCCAGCAACATGTACTACCGCTGGCTGACTGTCATTGCCCTGCCTGTCTTCTACAACTGGTGTCTGCTGGTGTGCAG GGCCTGTTTCGATGAGCTGCAGTCCGAACACGTGATGCTGTGGCTGGTCCTGGACTACTCGGCAGATGTCCTCTATGGCTTGGATGTGCTGGTGCGAGCCCGGACAG GCTTCCTTGAGCAAGGCTTGATGGTCAAGGATGCCCAGAGGCTGTGGAAGCATTACACAAAAACCGTGCATTTCAAGCTGGACATATTGTCTCTGGTCCCTACAGACCTGGCTTATTTTAAGTTGGGTATAAATTACCCAGAACTGAGGTTCAATCGCCTACTGAAGTTTGCCCGGCTCTTTGAGTTCTTCGACCGCACAGAGACGAGGACCAACTACCCCAATTTGTTCAGGATCGGGAACTTGGTCTTGTATATCCTCACCATCATCCACTGGAATGCCTGCATCTACTTTGCCATTTCCAAGTTCATTGGTTTTGGGACAGATTCCTGGGTCTATCCAAACATCTCAAACCCAGAGTATGGACGCCTCTCCAGGAAGTACATTTACAGTCTCTATTGGTCCACCTTGACCCTGACCACCATCGGGGAGACCCCACCCCCTGTGAAAGATGAGGAGTATCTGTTTGTGGTCATAGACTTCCTAGTGGGCGTCCTGATTTTTGCCACCATTGTTGGCAACGTGGGCTCCATGATCTCGAACATGAATGCTTCACGGGCCGAGTTCCAGGCCAAGATTGACTCTATCAAGCAGTACATGCAATTCCGCAAGGTGACCAAGGACTTGGAGACACGGGTGATCCGGTGGTTTGACTACCTATGGGCCAACAAGAAGACGGTGGATGAGAAAGAGGTGCTCAAGAGTCTCCCAGACAAACTGAAGGCCGAGATCGCCATCAACGTGCACCTGGACACTCTGAAGAAGGTCCGCATCTTCCAAGACTGCGAGGCAGGGCTGCTGGTGGAGCTGGTGCTCAAGCTGCGGCCCACAGTGTTCAGCCCAGGGGACTACATCTGCAAGAAGGGGGACATCGGGAGGGAGATGTACATCATCAAGGAGGGCAAGCTGGCTGTGGTGGCGGATGACGGCATCACCCAGTTCGTGGTCCTCAGTGATGGGAGTTACTTTGGGGAGATCAGCATCTTAAACATCAAGGGGAGCAAGTCGGGGAACCGCAGGACAGCCAACATCAGGAGCATTGGCTACTCAGACCTGTTCTGCCTTTCCAAGGATGATCTGATGGAAGCTCTCACCGAATACCCGGAAGCCAAGAAGGCCCTGGAGGAGAAGGGACGGCAGATCCTGATGAAGGACAACCTGATTGACGAGGACCTGGCCAAGGCCGGGGCGGACCCCAAGGATATCGAGGAGAAGGTGGAGCACCTGGAGTCCTCCCTGGACACCCTGCAGACCAGGTTTGCACGGCTCCTGGCCGAGTACAACGCCACCCAGATGAAGGTGAAGCAGCGTCTCAGTCACCTGGAAAACCAGGTGAAGATCTGTGGGAGCGACCCTCTGTCTGACGGGCGTGCTCCTGGGGAGGCtgagaaaacagagaccaaaCAACAGTGA